A portion of the Achromobacter sp. MFA1 R4 genome contains these proteins:
- a CDS encoding CsbD family protein → MDKDRIKGAAKEVKGAIKETAGKVTGSTRTEAEGKVEKAEGKVQRNVGEAKDQARDLLDK, encoded by the coding sequence ATGGACAAGGACCGCATCAAGGGCGCCGCCAAGGAAGTCAAGGGCGCGATCAAGGAAACGGCGGGCAAAGTGACGGGCAGCACCCGCACCGAGGCCGAGGGCAAAGTGGAAAAAGCCGAGGGCAAGGTGCAGCGGAATGTGGGCGAGGCCAAGGATCAGGCACGGGACTTGCTGGACAAATAA
- a CDS encoding TAXI family TRAP transporter solute-binding subunit, whose translation MKLKQWITALTVAVAAVGATGAAQAQQFFRIGTGGTAGTYYPIGGIIANAVSQPGKLVATAVASNGSVANINGILGGSFEAGFTQSDVAYWAYSGTGTFEGKPKAQDLRLIATLYPESIHLVTRKGAGIKSVADLKGKRVSMDEPGSGTLVDVRLILGAYGMTDKDIKAEYLKPNQAGDKLKDGGLDAFFFVGGAPAGAIAELASSGAGIEIVPLVGPEIDALRAKQEFFTPDTIAANTYQNVGEVKTISVNAQMVTSAKLPEQVVYDVTKALYSDATRKTLDNGHAKGKLITRENAIKGAGIPFHPGAEKFYKEIGLMK comes from the coding sequence ATGAAACTCAAGCAATGGATCACCGCCCTGACCGTCGCGGTCGCCGCCGTGGGCGCCACGGGCGCCGCGCAGGCCCAGCAGTTCTTCCGCATCGGCACGGGCGGCACCGCCGGCACGTACTACCCCATCGGCGGCATCATCGCCAACGCCGTGTCGCAGCCCGGCAAGCTCGTGGCGACCGCTGTCGCCTCCAACGGCTCGGTGGCCAATATCAACGGCATCCTGGGCGGCTCGTTCGAAGCGGGCTTCACGCAATCGGACGTGGCGTACTGGGCCTATAGCGGCACGGGCACCTTCGAAGGCAAGCCCAAGGCCCAGGACCTGCGCCTGATCGCCACCCTGTATCCGGAAAGCATCCACCTGGTGACGCGCAAGGGCGCGGGCATCAAGAGCGTGGCCGACCTGAAGGGCAAGCGCGTGTCCATGGACGAGCCGGGCTCCGGCACGCTGGTCGACGTGCGCCTGATCCTGGGCGCCTATGGCATGACCGACAAGGACATCAAGGCCGAATACCTCAAGCCCAACCAGGCTGGCGACAAGCTCAAGGACGGCGGCCTGGACGCGTTCTTCTTCGTGGGCGGCGCCCCCGCCGGCGCCATCGCGGAACTGGCGTCCAGCGGCGCCGGCATCGAGATCGTGCCGCTGGTCGGCCCGGAAATCGACGCCCTGCGCGCCAAGCAGGAGTTCTTCACGCCCGACACCATCGCCGCCAACACCTACCAGAACGTCGGCGAAGTGAAGACCATCTCGGTCAACGCGCAGATGGTGACGTCGGCCAAGCTGCCGGAACAGGTCGTGTATGACGTGACCAAGGCGCTGTACAGCGACGCCACGCGCAAGACGCTGGACAACGGCCACGCCAAGGGCAAGCTGATCACGCGCGAAAACGCCATCAAGGGCGCGGGCATCCCGTTCCACCCGGGCGCCGAGAAGTTCTACAAGGAAATCGGCCTGATGAAGTAA
- a CDS encoding DSD1 family PLP-dependent enzyme — MSQEVIRGIALPPPAQPGDPLDRVDTPSLVLDLAPFEANLRAMQAWADRHDVALRPHAKAHKCPEIALRQLALGARGICCQKVSEALPFVAAGVRDIHISNEVVGAAKLALLGQLARVAKISVCVDNAQNLAQVSQAVSQAGAQVDVLVEVDVGQGRCGVSDDALVLALAQQARDLPGVNFAGLQAYHGSVQHLRTREARAQVCRQAARIAASYAQLLRESGIACDTITGGGTGSVEFDAASGVYTELQAGSYAFMDGDYGANEWDGPLAFQNSLFVLSTVMSVPAPDRVILDAGLKSTTAECGPPAIFGEPGLTYTAINDEHGVVRVEPGAQAPALGAVLRLVPSHVDPTFNLHDGLVVVRDGVVEDIWEIAARGFSR; from the coding sequence ATGTCCCAGGAAGTCATACGCGGCATTGCGCTGCCCCCACCCGCGCAGCCGGGCGATCCGCTGGACCGCGTCGACACGCCCAGCCTGGTGCTGGACCTGGCCCCGTTCGAGGCCAACCTGCGCGCCATGCAGGCCTGGGCCGACCGCCATGACGTGGCGCTGCGGCCGCATGCCAAGGCGCACAAGTGCCCGGAAATCGCACTGCGCCAGCTTGCGCTGGGCGCGCGCGGCATCTGCTGCCAGAAGGTCAGCGAAGCCCTGCCCTTCGTCGCGGCGGGCGTGCGCGACATCCACATCAGCAATGAAGTCGTCGGCGCGGCCAAGCTGGCGCTGCTGGGGCAGCTTGCGCGCGTGGCCAAGATCAGCGTGTGCGTGGACAACGCGCAGAACCTGGCGCAGGTGTCGCAGGCGGTGTCCCAGGCAGGCGCCCAGGTCGATGTGCTGGTCGAAGTGGACGTTGGCCAGGGCCGTTGCGGGGTGTCGGACGACGCCCTCGTGCTGGCGCTGGCGCAGCAGGCGCGCGACCTGCCGGGCGTGAACTTCGCGGGCCTGCAGGCCTATCACGGCTCGGTCCAGCACCTGCGCACGCGCGAAGCGCGCGCCCAAGTGTGCCGCCAGGCGGCCCGCATCGCGGCGTCCTACGCGCAACTGCTGCGTGAAAGCGGCATCGCGTGCGACACGATCACCGGCGGCGGCACCGGCAGCGTGGAGTTCGATGCGGCCAGCGGCGTCTACACCGAATTGCAGGCGGGCTCCTATGCCTTCATGGACGGCGACTACGGCGCCAACGAATGGGACGGCCCGCTGGCGTTCCAGAACAGCCTGTTCGTGCTGTCCACGGTCATGAGCGTGCCCGCGCCGGACCGGGTGATCCTGGATGCCGGCCTGAAGTCGACCACGGCCGAATGCGGGCCGCCCGCCATCTTTGGCGAACCGGGCCTGACGTACACCGCCATCAACGACGAGCACGGCGTCGTGCGGGTCGAGCCGGGGGCGCAGGCGCCCGCGCTGGGAGCCGTGCTGCGCCTGGTGCCCTCGCACGTCGATCCGACCTTCAACCTGCATGACGGGTTGGTGGTCGTGCGCGACGGCGTGGTCGAGGACATCTGGGAGATCGCGGCGCGCGGCTTTTCGCGCTGA
- a CDS encoding entericidin A/B family lipoprotein, with amino-acid sequence MTHRIWLALMLAITAVTAGCNTMEGAGKDIERGGEKIQEQAK; translated from the coding sequence ATGACCCACCGAATTTGGCTTGCACTGATGCTGGCGATCACCGCCGTGACGGCCGGCTGCAACACGATGGAAGGTGCCGGCAAAGACATCGAACGAGGCGGGGAGAAGATCCAGGAGCAGGCCAAGTAG
- a CDS encoding TRAP transporter permease: MQIDHEKTQQLAEKYDSEIRFRPLDKTATWIVSGLLVTLSIFHYYTAGFGLLREATHRGVHLAFVLSLIFLVFGFSKSHYQREPKSTWYAPGGIPLYDWIIAIALALSVMYIPYIFEDLAFRVGNPLPIDVFMGSILLIGLLEATRRAMGWPLPIIALVFMAYAMFGPYFPGLLQHAGNNWSQIVNHMYLTSQGVYGVAVGVVATYVFHFVLFGVLAARIGLGQLFLDVASTIAGRYAGGPAKVSVFGSAMFGMLSGSSVANAVTVGSLTIPAMIRIGYPRHFAAGVEAASSTGGQITPPIMGAAAFLMIEFLGIPYQQIAIAGIFPAFLYFFGMFMQVHFEAKREGLRGLTPEEMPKLKQSFKMRWPTLIPLALLIGVLASGRTPYLAAFAGITGCIVVGLLNPSQRLRLRDLYEAFETGAKYALAVGAAAGTVGIVIGVVTLTGVGFKISYIVISAAQAIAGGAAMVIPDALANVQTLTLIAALVMTGLVCILMGCGIPTTANYLIMVAVAAPTLVQLGVQPIAAHFFVFYFGILADITPPVALAAYAAAGMAGSDPFKTGNTAFRLGITKLIVPFVFVFSPSLLISVQGFTWYDFFVTLFGCMIGLVLLSAAFSRYMLVTMKSWERWLCTMGALLSILPGLFSGLIGLAICIPVFIRQLAEHKLENAPKSA; this comes from the coding sequence ATGCAAATCGACCACGAAAAAACCCAGCAACTGGCGGAGAAGTACGATTCGGAAATCCGCTTCCGGCCGCTGGACAAGACCGCCACCTGGATCGTGTCGGGCCTGCTGGTCACGCTTTCGATCTTTCATTACTACACCGCCGGATTCGGCCTGCTGCGTGAAGCCACGCACCGCGGCGTGCACCTGGCTTTCGTGCTGAGCCTGATCTTCCTGGTGTTCGGCTTTTCCAAATCGCACTACCAGCGCGAGCCCAAGTCGACCTGGTATGCGCCGGGCGGCATTCCGCTGTACGACTGGATCATCGCCATCGCGCTGGCGCTGTCGGTGATGTACATCCCGTACATCTTCGAAGACCTGGCGTTTCGCGTGGGCAACCCGCTACCCATCGACGTCTTCATGGGATCGATCCTGCTGATCGGCCTGCTGGAGGCCACGCGCCGCGCCATGGGTTGGCCGCTGCCCATCATCGCGCTGGTCTTCATGGCCTATGCCATGTTCGGTCCGTACTTCCCCGGCCTGCTGCAGCATGCGGGCAACAACTGGTCCCAGATCGTCAACCACATGTACCTGACGAGCCAGGGCGTGTACGGGGTGGCGGTAGGCGTGGTGGCGACCTACGTGTTCCATTTCGTGCTGTTCGGGGTGCTTGCGGCCCGCATCGGCCTGGGGCAGCTGTTCCTGGATGTGGCCTCCACGATCGCGGGACGCTACGCCGGCGGTCCCGCCAAGGTGTCGGTGTTCGGCTCGGCCATGTTCGGCATGCTGTCCGGTTCGTCGGTGGCCAATGCCGTCACGGTCGGCTCGCTGACCATCCCCGCCATGATCCGCATCGGTTATCCGCGGCACTTCGCCGCGGGCGTCGAAGCCGCCAGCAGCACCGGCGGCCAGATCACGCCCCCGATCATGGGCGCGGCAGCCTTCCTGATGATCGAGTTCCTGGGCATTCCCTACCAGCAGATCGCGATCGCGGGCATCTTCCCGGCGTTCCTGTATTTCTTCGGCATGTTCATGCAGGTGCATTTCGAGGCCAAGCGCGAAGGCCTGCGCGGCCTGACCCCCGAGGAAATGCCCAAGCTCAAGCAGTCTTTCAAGATGCGCTGGCCGACGCTGATCCCGCTTGCCCTGCTGATCGGCGTGCTGGCCAGCGGACGCACGCCGTATCTGGCCGCGTTCGCAGGCATCACGGGCTGCATCGTGGTGGGCCTCTTGAACCCGTCCCAGCGCCTGCGCCTGCGCGACCTGTACGAAGCCTTCGAAACGGGCGCGAAATACGCCCTGGCCGTGGGCGCGGCCGCCGGCACGGTCGGCATCGTGATCGGCGTGGTAACCCTGACCGGCGTGGGATTCAAGATTTCCTACATCGTGATTTCCGCGGCCCAGGCGATCGCCGGCGGCGCGGCCATGGTGATTCCCGACGCGCTGGCCAACGTGCAGACGCTGACCCTGATCGCCGCCCTCGTCATGACGGGCCTGGTGTGCATCCTGATGGGTTGCGGCATTCCCACCACCGCCAACTACCTCATCATGGTGGCCGTTGCCGCGCCCACGCTGGTGCAGCTGGGGGTGCAGCCCATCGCCGCGCACTTCTTCGTGTTCTATTTCGGCATCCTCGCGGACATCACGCCGCCAGTGGCGCTGGCGGCCTACGCGGCGGCGGGCATGGCGGGCAGCGATCCCTTCAAGACCGGCAACACGGCGTTCAGGCTGGGCATCACCAAGCTCATCGTGCCGTTCGTCTTCGTGTTCTCGCCGTCGCTGCTGATCTCGGTGCAGGGCTTCACGTGGTACGACTTCTTCGTGACCCTGTTTGGCTGCATGATCGGTCTGG